In Carya illinoinensis cultivar Pawnee chromosome 9, C.illinoinensisPawnee_v1, whole genome shotgun sequence, the following are encoded in one genomic region:
- the LOC122277294 gene encoding WUSCHEL-related homeobox 11-like isoform X1, which translates to MEEQGQDPNSPSQGSERNEPVRSRWTPKPEQILILESIFNSGMVNPPRDETVRIRKLLEKFGSVGDANVFYWFQNRRSRSRRRQRQMQASLEQRNQAQVASSATQFESTSSALGFGPVSSPSFASHPSYHVGSSSSCGVLGNDGVDHSLFSLSGQMGFPEIEQGSAVTPAGLCPSDASDLQYQTGLITVFINGVPTEVPKGPLDIKAMFDQDVVLVHCSGVPVAVNEFGFLMQGLQHGESYFLVSRQT; encoded by the exons ATGGAAGAACAAGGGCAAGACCCTAACAGTCCAAGCCAAGGGTCGGAGCGAAACGAACCAGTCAGGTCAAGGTGGACTCCGAAGCCAGAGCAAATCCTAATATTAGAGTCTATCTTCAACAGTGGAATGGTTAATCCTCCCAGAGATGAGACGGTGAGAATAAGAAAACTGCTTGAGAAATTCGGTTCAGTTGGCGATGCAAACGTTTTCTACTGGTTCCAGAACCGCCGGTCAAGATCTCGCCGCCGACAACGCCAGATGCAGGCCAGCCTTGAACAGAGAAATCAAGCACAAGTAGCCAGTAGTGCAACTCAATTCGAGAGTACTAGCTCTGCTTTGGGTTTCGGGCCTGTATCATCGCCTTCTTTTGCCTCCCATCCATCTTATCACGTTGGTTCTTCGTCTTCATGTGGAGTTCTGGGCAACGATGGCGTTgatcactctctcttttctctatcTGGTCAAATGGGTTTTCCGGAAATCGAGCAGGGCTCGGCCGTAACGCCTGCAGGTTTATGCCCTTCGGATGCTTCAGATTTGCAATACCAAACTG GATTAATTACAGTGTTTATCAATGGGGTTCCCACTGAAGTTCCAAAGGGGCCACTTGATATTAAGGCAATGTTTGATCAAGACGTTGTGTTGGTCCATTGCTCCGGAGTGCCGGTTGCTGTCAATGAATTTGGCTTCTTAATGCAGGGCCTGCAGCATGGTGAAAGCTATTTCCTG GTTTCAAGACAAACATGA
- the LOC122277294 gene encoding WUSCHEL-related homeobox 11-like isoform X2, giving the protein MEEQGQDPNSPSQGSERNEPVRSRWTPKPEQILILESIFNSGMVNPPRDETVRIRKLLEKFGSVGDANVFYWFQNRRSRSRRRQRQMQASLEQRNQAQVASSATQFESTSSALGFGPVSSPSFASHPSYHVGSSSSCGVLGNDGVDHSLFSLSGQMGFPEIEQGSAVTPAGLCPSDASDLQYQTVFINGVPTEVPKGPLDIKAMFDQDVVLVHCSGVPVAVNEFGFLMQGLQHGESYFLVSRQT; this is encoded by the exons ATGGAAGAACAAGGGCAAGACCCTAACAGTCCAAGCCAAGGGTCGGAGCGAAACGAACCAGTCAGGTCAAGGTGGACTCCGAAGCCAGAGCAAATCCTAATATTAGAGTCTATCTTCAACAGTGGAATGGTTAATCCTCCCAGAGATGAGACGGTGAGAATAAGAAAACTGCTTGAGAAATTCGGTTCAGTTGGCGATGCAAACGTTTTCTACTGGTTCCAGAACCGCCGGTCAAGATCTCGCCGCCGACAACGCCAGATGCAGGCCAGCCTTGAACAGAGAAATCAAGCACAAGTAGCCAGTAGTGCAACTCAATTCGAGAGTACTAGCTCTGCTTTGGGTTTCGGGCCTGTATCATCGCCTTCTTTTGCCTCCCATCCATCTTATCACGTTGGTTCTTCGTCTTCATGTGGAGTTCTGGGCAACGATGGCGTTgatcactctctcttttctctatcTGGTCAAATGGGTTTTCCGGAAATCGAGCAGGGCTCGGCCGTAACGCCTGCAGGTTTATGCCCTTCGGATGCTTCAGATTTGCAATACCAAACTG TGTTTATCAATGGGGTTCCCACTGAAGTTCCAAAGGGGCCACTTGATATTAAGGCAATGTTTGATCAAGACGTTGTGTTGGTCCATTGCTCCGGAGTGCCGGTTGCTGTCAATGAATTTGGCTTCTTAATGCAGGGCCTGCAGCATGGTGAAAGCTATTTCCTG GTTTCAAGACAAACATGA